The proteins below come from a single Verrucomicrobiales bacterium genomic window:
- a CDS encoding M23 family metallopeptidase, protein MNLQGWLLLLALGSALTSDGQAVFRLPTANQFVFEKGGESRFFAPTVGKPWSSGTFGCVRTDGHQLHEGIDILRLQTDRRGEPTDVVMSVADGTVVYINTKTGLSNYGAYIVVRHSIDGLSIHSLYAHLGRIEPAVQLGASVKAGQPIAVMGRSTNTRSAIGKDRAHLHLEFDFQLSPRYAEWHRKFRAGERNDHGNWNGRNLIGLDPWNLYLEQRRLGANFSLVRWIRGHTEVCRVFVRQKDFPWLRANPALIRQNPRTQKEGVAGYELALNFMGLPFECTPRAASEMKSLASPQVLYVNEVEQQQYHCRTLVKKRGAGWELTTTGANLISLLTF, encoded by the coding sequence ATGAACCTCCAGGGATGGCTTTTGCTTTTGGCGTTGGGCTCGGCGCTTACCTCGGACGGGCAGGCGGTGTTTCGATTGCCCACCGCCAACCAGTTCGTATTCGAGAAGGGCGGCGAGTCGCGCTTCTTCGCTCCGACCGTGGGAAAACCGTGGTCCAGCGGCACCTTTGGGTGCGTGCGCACGGATGGCCATCAACTTCATGAGGGCATCGACATTCTGCGCCTGCAGACCGATCGGCGCGGAGAACCGACCGATGTGGTGATGAGTGTGGCGGATGGAACCGTGGTCTATATCAATACGAAGACCGGCCTCTCCAACTATGGTGCCTACATTGTGGTCCGCCATTCCATCGATGGCTTGAGCATTCACTCGCTCTACGCCCATTTAGGGCGGATCGAGCCGGCGGTTCAGTTGGGAGCGTCGGTGAAGGCGGGGCAACCCATCGCTGTCATGGGCCGCAGCACCAATACCCGATCCGCGATCGGCAAGGACCGGGCGCACCTCCATCTGGAGTTCGATTTTCAGCTCAGCCCTCGTTATGCGGAGTGGCATCGCAAGTTTCGTGCGGGCGAGCGCAACGACCATGGCAATTGGAATGGTCGGAACTTGATTGGGCTGGATCCCTGGAATCTCTACCTGGAGCAACGTCGGCTGGGTGCCAACTTCAGTCTAGTCCGCTGGATCCGAGGACACACGGAGGTTTGCCGCGTCTTTGTTCGGCAAAAGGACTTTCCCTGGCTGCGGGCCAACCCGGCGCTCATTCGACAGAACCCTCGGACCCAGAAAGAAGGGGTGGCGGGCTACGAGCTGGCGCTGAACTTCATGGGGCTGCCGTTCGAGTGCACCCCGCGTGCCGCGTCAGAGATGAAGAGCCTCGCCTCTCCCCAGGTGCTCTACGTGAACGAGGTGGAACAGCAGCAGTATCATTGTCGAACCCTGGTGAAGAAGCGGGGGGCAGGTTGGGAGCTTACCACGACAGGTGCGAACCTGATCAGCCTGCTGACGTTCTGA
- a CDS encoding lamin tail domain-containing protein — MKLFVFTPARVALGLLWLLGLHLHPVRAASPLVLSEFFAASDGLVRDEDDDKTDWIEIHNPGNSSVNLDGWSLTDDLTKPLKWRFPATNIAGKAFVLVYASGKDRAFPGEPLHTNFKLSNAGQYLALIEPDGTTVATAYSPSYPQQIDGVSYGLPQQSSSRLLIDTGTVGRFRVPSDANLGDAWRQVDFNDASWTRVTNAVGFEATAGASFTPVFLASSVDQFSGTQGQNGWSYGYWNKKADSDGIYTATKDFVPFPRSTGAFGPANYWTGTLWDWPSGNPPWIELSASGGHPSGDANNVHWVIRRYVSPTNGTLRITGTIAHSGTCGDGVIVRILVSGQAAWSESLQGASRGYTTLVTVTNGAPIDFVIDPGSANSDGCDGTTFTAKLYRVSNDTTVIADSQSDWSTGGVQGERGWSYGYYLPGSDTVAGYQAADFIPFPRSNAAWGAANFWTGDAWDWPNGDPPWDVIFRDVWHPNGVNSGAEHWIVRRWLAPLSGTLQVDWHVAKQNLNGTGVTGKVYVNGSQRDAVSIAGNDFAGANRTLAITVTAGQTVDFVLTPLGAGGQTDDGADGSFFNATLTASTSLTGEFVSDVGAALRNRNASCYLRFPFTLANAADLSTLALQVNYDDGFVAYLNGQPIGSRNEPESLDWNSAATVSRDDGSVRRTELLDLTPYLGLLRTGNNVLAIQGLNASASDADFLVRIVLSGQTTGLGGADGRYFVTPTPAAANGSGTLNVGPRIEDVSHTPLIPREDEPLLVTARILRTVDPVGSARLFYRVMYRTETNAVMFDDGLHGDGVAGDGLYGATIPASAFGTAEMIRYYITATDTGGDASREPPFEDPINSPQYRGTVAQDPRFTTRLPVLQWFVADANAPTTPTGTRCSVFFAGQFLDNIGVNLHGQSSSGFPKKSFDFDLNPGHSLEWTNTAPKVDDFNLLTTYPDKAHLRNIIAYETFRDAGSPYHFAFPVRVQLNGAFWGDAHFVENGDENYLKRLGMDERGALYKMYNSLEAATGEKKTRKEEGTADLQALIDGCKLTGTARAQYLFDNVNVPEVINYLAAMILIGNTDCCHKNYYLYRDTEITGEWQMLPWDVDLSFGRVWSCGSPCLTYWDDQMHPDTPLFIGNGNTLGTAIFGTPEIRQMYLRRLRSLAEDLLQPVSTPVAQRRYETRIDDLAALISPEAALDLTKWGTWGDGSASSACCVQNLSAAVQLIKTGYLDPRRRYLLQTLTTANGGEIPATQTPGAAPNFGALDFNPSSGRQAQEYIELKNPLNEAMDLSGWRMAGAIRHEFPGGTVIPAGRSLYLTPDARAFRARAAAPRGGQGLLIQGNYEGQLSARGETLELWNRSGQLVKTNRYLGNPSEAQKYLRITEIMYHPAPPPSGKTPADDFEYIELKNTGTAPLDLTGIHFTNGLRFSFSGSAVTQLGAGQRALVVKNLAAFTSRYGTGLPIAGAYLGNLNNNGERLSLHDRVGEVILDFEYKDSWEPITDGLGFSLVAVDQAADYRAWDLPSQWRASGRVSGSPGVDDPSPLQIPAILVNEALTHTDPPDLDSIEIHNPLPSSVDIGGWYLSDDFFEPRKYRLPPTTVLAAGGYRVFDETDFNPTPATSSNFSLSSTGDEVWLFSADVSGNLTGYYHGFDYGAAQNGVSFGRHVTSDGDEHFVAQRSRTLGALNSGPTVGPVVISEIMYHPVDAGTNDNTQLEYIELQSIVATNVALFDLAHVTNTWRLRNAVEFDFPTNQVLAPNQIVLVVSFDPVRDVAAANAFRSFYGLSVSTRLAGPYQGKLDNSGERLELRKPDPPNTNGTPSVLVEAVHYHDVAPWPTAADGTGASLQRRTAAAYANDPTNWFATGRSPGVANIINDPPLVSLTAPTAGSVFTQPPNIVLRATASDLDDSVARVEFYASGIKLGEDDATPYEYTWTAPPAGVFQLVASAIDTRNASTLSAPISITIGQPPAVAITRPSEGFLAIAGVPLDLEATATDGDGTVALVRFLADGQSVAESQTFPFTAEWSNPTPGRHRLLAVATDNAGLSRTSSPINLVVTQGEQRSLTLISTGAVWSYFDLGQDLGSAWTTRDYDQATWKSGPAQLGYGDGDEATQVGFGGQPANRFITTYFRRAFQVTNAPAISRLSVSVLRDDGAVVYLNGQEVFRTGMLEAGEIRYDTLAAITVTGADETSVFYSKDLDPNLLEEGRNLLAVEVHQVRADSSDISFDLGLRAEQSLYAPFITRHPVGTTTNNGAQVRLEVAAVGSEPLSYRWRHDGSFLTGATAPLLILDNLQLTDAGDYVVVVSNSVGTASSSPASLIVLSSDSDGDGMLNDWEIRYGLNPTLNDADLDTDGDGLSNLQEFQSGTEPNNPASALKILRIGLESGRRQIVFEAMSDRSYSLLVRSALPGTSWIKLQDIAAKPGVRTITLEDSTTEQVRFYRLVTPAQ, encoded by the coding sequence ATGAAGTTATTCGTTTTCACTCCTGCTCGCGTTGCGCTTGGACTGCTCTGGCTCTTAGGCTTACACCTCCATCCCGTGCGCGCCGCATCACCTCTCGTGCTCAGCGAATTCTTTGCTGCGAGTGACGGTTTGGTCCGTGACGAGGACGACGACAAAACAGACTGGATCGAGATTCATAATCCTGGGAACAGTTCCGTGAATCTGGACGGATGGTCTTTGACGGATGACCTCACCAAACCGCTTAAATGGAGGTTTCCGGCTACCAACATCGCGGGCAAAGCATTCGTGCTGGTCTACGCCTCGGGGAAGGACCGGGCGTTCCCGGGGGAACCGCTCCACACCAACTTTAAGCTCTCCAACGCCGGACAATACCTGGCCTTGATCGAACCCGACGGCACCACGGTCGCAACCGCCTACTCGCCCAGCTATCCGCAGCAAATCGACGGCGTATCCTACGGACTGCCCCAGCAGTCCAGCAGCCGCCTACTCATCGACACCGGCACAGTCGGCCGATTCCGTGTGCCATCGGATGCCAATCTGGGCGACGCGTGGCGGCAGGTCGACTTCAACGATGCCAGCTGGACGCGAGTCACCAATGCAGTCGGTTTCGAAGCCACCGCAGGGGCCTCCTTCACTCCCGTGTTCCTCGCCAGCTCCGTGGACCAGTTTAGCGGCACCCAAGGTCAAAATGGTTGGAGCTACGGATACTGGAACAAGAAGGCGGATTCCGATGGGATCTACACCGCGACCAAGGATTTCGTGCCGTTCCCCCGCTCCACCGGAGCCTTCGGACCAGCCAACTACTGGACCGGAACCCTATGGGACTGGCCGAGTGGCAATCCGCCTTGGATCGAGTTATCGGCTTCCGGTGGGCATCCCTCGGGTGACGCCAACAACGTGCATTGGGTGATCCGCCGTTACGTGAGTCCTACCAACGGAACTCTCCGGATCACCGGAACCATCGCCCACTCGGGCACCTGTGGCGATGGGGTGATCGTCCGAATTCTGGTATCCGGTCAAGCCGCCTGGTCCGAATCCCTCCAGGGAGCCAGCAGGGGCTACACCACTCTCGTCACCGTGACCAATGGAGCCCCCATCGACTTCGTGATCGATCCTGGCTCAGCCAATTCCGACGGCTGCGATGGGACGACCTTCACCGCCAAGCTCTACCGCGTGAGCAATGACACCACCGTGATAGCGGACAGCCAATCCGACTGGTCGACCGGGGGAGTCCAGGGGGAGCGCGGTTGGAGCTATGGATACTATCTTCCCGGCAGTGACACCGTCGCCGGATATCAAGCCGCTGATTTCATTCCGTTCCCCCGTTCGAATGCCGCGTGGGGCGCCGCGAATTTCTGGACCGGCGACGCCTGGGACTGGCCTAACGGCGATCCCCCGTGGGATGTGATCTTCCGCGACGTTTGGCACCCCAACGGAGTCAACAGCGGGGCCGAGCACTGGATCGTCCGCCGCTGGCTTGCGCCCCTCTCGGGAACCCTTCAAGTAGACTGGCATGTCGCAAAACAAAATCTAAATGGCACCGGAGTCACCGGCAAGGTCTACGTCAACGGCTCACAGCGCGACGCGGTGAGCATCGCGGGAAACGATTTTGCCGGCGCCAACCGGACGCTGGCGATCACCGTAACGGCCGGACAGACGGTGGATTTTGTGCTCACTCCGCTGGGAGCCGGAGGCCAGACCGATGATGGGGCGGACGGCTCCTTCTTCAATGCCACGCTGACCGCCTCCACAAGTTTAACGGGAGAATTTGTTTCGGACGTCGGCGCGGCACTGCGGAACCGAAACGCCTCCTGTTACCTCCGATTCCCGTTCACCCTCGCGAACGCGGCCGATCTGTCTACCCTGGCGCTGCAGGTCAACTACGACGATGGCTTCGTGGCCTACCTCAACGGCCAACCCATCGGCAGCCGCAACGAACCCGAAAGCCTCGATTGGAACTCGGCAGCAACCGTATCGCGTGACGATGGGTCGGTGCGCAGAACGGAACTCCTGGACCTGACCCCCTACCTAGGGCTGCTTCGGACGGGCAACAACGTGCTCGCGATCCAGGGGCTGAACGCCTCGGCCTCCGACGCTGATTTCCTCGTACGCATCGTGCTGTCCGGCCAGACAACTGGGCTCGGCGGAGCTGACGGACGCTACTTTGTTACCCCGACGCCGGCAGCGGCGAACGGATCCGGAACCCTCAATGTGGGCCCCCGCATTGAGGACGTCAGCCACACCCCATTGATCCCTCGCGAGGACGAACCCCTGTTGGTCACGGCTCGCATCCTCAGGACGGTGGATCCGGTCGGCTCGGCGCGGCTTTTCTACCGAGTCATGTACCGAACGGAAACGAATGCCGTCATGTTCGACGACGGACTTCACGGAGACGGGGTGGCCGGGGACGGGCTGTATGGCGCAACCATCCCAGCCAGCGCGTTTGGGACCGCTGAGATGATTCGCTACTACATCACCGCCACCGACACCGGAGGCGACGCCAGCCGGGAGCCCCCGTTCGAAGACCCGATCAACTCTCCACAGTATCGGGGAACCGTGGCGCAGGACCCGCGCTTCACGACTCGACTTCCGGTCCTGCAGTGGTTCGTGGCAGATGCCAATGCCCCCACCACCCCAACCGGCACACGCTGCTCCGTCTTTTTCGCAGGGCAGTTTTTGGACAACATCGGCGTCAATCTGCACGGTCAATCCAGCAGTGGATTTCCCAAGAAGAGCTTCGATTTTGACCTTAACCCGGGACACTCGCTTGAGTGGACCAACACGGCGCCGAAGGTGGACGACTTTAACCTGCTCACCACCTACCCCGACAAGGCGCACCTCCGCAACATCATTGCCTACGAAACCTTCCGTGATGCCGGCTCTCCGTATCACTTCGCTTTTCCCGTCCGCGTTCAGTTGAACGGCGCCTTCTGGGGCGATGCCCATTTCGTGGAGAACGGCGACGAGAACTATTTGAAGCGCCTGGGAATGGATGAGCGCGGAGCCCTCTACAAGATGTACAACAGCCTCGAGGCGGCGACGGGCGAGAAGAAGACCAGAAAGGAGGAAGGAACAGCCGACCTGCAGGCGCTCATCGATGGCTGTAAGCTAACAGGCACGGCGCGGGCGCAGTATCTGTTTGATAACGTCAACGTGCCGGAGGTCATCAACTACCTCGCGGCGATGATTCTGATCGGCAACACCGATTGCTGTCATAAGAATTATTACCTCTATCGGGACACCGAGATCACCGGTGAATGGCAAATGTTGCCGTGGGATGTGGATCTTAGCTTCGGTCGAGTTTGGAGCTGCGGTTCCCCTTGCCTGACCTACTGGGACGATCAGATGCATCCCGACACCCCGCTGTTCATCGGCAATGGCAACACCCTGGGCACTGCCATCTTCGGAACGCCGGAAATCCGGCAGATGTATCTCCGTCGGCTTCGCTCTCTCGCCGAAGACCTGCTGCAACCCGTGTCGACCCCCGTGGCCCAACGTAGGTACGAGACCCGGATCGATGACTTGGCGGCGCTGATTTCGCCCGAGGCGGCGCTGGACCTCACTAAATGGGGAACCTGGGGCGATGGGAGCGCTTCCTCAGCATGCTGTGTTCAAAACCTATCCGCCGCCGTCCAACTCATCAAAACCGGCTATCTCGATCCGAGGCGTCGATACCTGCTGCAAACTCTCACCACGGCGAATGGCGGGGAAATACCGGCGACTCAAACTCCCGGAGCAGCACCGAACTTCGGAGCCCTCGACTTCAATCCCAGCAGCGGCAGGCAGGCCCAGGAGTATATCGAACTCAAGAATCCGCTCAACGAAGCGATGGACCTCTCCGGCTGGCGAATGGCCGGAGCCATCCGGCATGAATTCCCGGGAGGCACGGTCATCCCGGCCGGACGGTCCCTCTACCTGACGCCGGATGCCCGGGCCTTCCGTGCCCGCGCAGCCGCCCCGCGAGGTGGGCAAGGGCTGCTCATCCAGGGCAACTACGAAGGACAACTTTCCGCCCGCGGAGAGACCCTGGAACTCTGGAACCGTTCAGGACAGTTGGTGAAGACCAACCGCTACTTGGGCAACCCGAGTGAAGCTCAAAAATATCTGAGGATCACGGAGATCATGTATCATCCGGCGCCGCCTCCGTCCGGCAAAACTCCGGCGGACGACTTTGAATACATCGAGCTGAAGAACACGGGCACAGCCCCGCTCGACCTTACCGGCATTCATTTTACCAACGGACTCCGCTTCTCTTTCAGCGGGAGCGCCGTGACTCAATTGGGAGCCGGCCAGAGAGCGCTGGTAGTCAAGAACCTGGCGGCGTTCACGAGCCGATATGGAACCGGACTTCCAATCGCTGGCGCCTACCTGGGCAACTTGAACAACAACGGAGAGCGACTGAGCCTGCACGATCGCGTGGGGGAGGTCATTCTGGATTTCGAGTATAAGGACAGTTGGGAACCGATCACGGACGGCCTGGGCTTCTCCTTGGTGGCGGTGGATCAAGCGGCCGATTATCGCGCCTGGGACTTACCGTCGCAATGGCGGGCGAGCGGACGAGTTTCTGGTTCGCCAGGAGTTGACGATCCATCCCCGCTTCAGATTCCCGCCATCCTGGTCAACGAAGCTCTGACTCACACCGATCCGCCGGACCTCGATAGCATCGAAATCCACAACCCGTTGCCAAGTTCCGTGGACATAGGTGGTTGGTACCTGAGCGATGACTTCTTTGAGCCGCGCAAGTACCGCCTTCCTCCCACCACAGTGCTCGCCGCAGGTGGCTATCGGGTTTTTGACGAGACCGATTTCAATCCGACCCCAGCCACTTCCAGCAACTTTTCACTCAGCTCGACGGGGGATGAAGTCTGGCTGTTCTCCGCGGATGTTAGTGGAAATCTCACCGGCTACTACCACGGGTTTGATTATGGGGCGGCTCAGAACGGAGTTAGCTTTGGACGACATGTCACGAGCGACGGGGATGAGCATTTCGTAGCGCAGCGCTCCCGAACCCTGGGCGCGCTCAACTCCGGCCCAACAGTGGGCCCGGTCGTGATCAGCGAGATCATGTATCATCCCGTTGATGCCGGAACAAACGACAACACGCAGCTCGAATACATCGAGCTGCAAAGCATTGTAGCCACCAATGTGGCGCTGTTCGACCTTGCCCATGTCACGAATACCTGGCGGCTACGCAACGCAGTCGAGTTCGACTTCCCAACGAACCAAGTGCTGGCCCCCAATCAGATCGTTCTCGTGGTCAGTTTCGATCCGGTGCGCGATGTGGCGGCGGCCAATGCGTTCCGCAGCTTTTACGGCCTGTCGGTTTCTACCCGCCTCGCAGGTCCCTATCAAGGCAAGCTGGACAACTCCGGAGAACGGCTGGAGCTCCGCAAGCCCGATCCGCCGAACACCAATGGCACACCGTCCGTCCTCGTGGAGGCGGTGCACTACCACGACGTCGCCCCCTGGCCCACGGCGGCCGACGGTACGGGCGCTTCCCTTCAGCGGCGTACCGCCGCTGCCTACGCCAACGATCCCACCAACTGGTTCGCAACCGGCCGAAGTCCGGGGGTGGCCAACATCATCAACGATCCGCCCCTCGTGAGCCTCACCGCCCCCACCGCTGGAAGCGTCTTCACGCAGCCCCCGAATATTGTTCTCAGGGCCACTGCTTCCGACCTCGATGATTCGGTCGCCCGAGTCGAGTTCTACGCCAGTGGCATCAAGCTGGGCGAGGACGACGCCACTCCCTACGAATACACGTGGACAGCACCCCCGGCCGGAGTGTTTCAGCTCGTGGCGTCAGCCATCGACACCAGAAACGCCTCAACCCTGTCGGCCCCAATTTCCATCACAATCGGGCAGCCTCCAGCGGTCGCCATAACCAGACCATCGGAAGGATTTCTAGCCATCGCGGGTGTCCCATTGGATCTCGAAGCCACTGCGACCGACGGCGATGGAACGGTGGCTCTCGTTCGATTCCTCGCCGACGGCCAAAGCGTTGCTGAATCACAGACGTTCCCTTTCACGGCCGAGTGGAGCAATCCCACGCCCGGGCGACATCGCCTGCTGGCGGTGGCCACCGACAACGCCGGACTCTCGCGAACCTCTTCCCCGATCAATCTGGTGGTCACACAGGGAGAACAGCGATCCTTGACCCTCATCTCTACGGGAGCGGTCTGGAGCTATTTCGATCTGGGGCAGGACTTGGGCTCCGCTTGGACCACCCGAGATTACGATCAGGCGACCTGGAAGTCCGGCCCTGCCCAACTCGGCTATGGCGATGGAGACGAAGCAACTCAAGTCGGTTTTGGCGGCCAACCCGCCAACCGGTTCATCACCACGTATTTTCGACGCGCGTTCCAAGTCACGAATGCGCCTGCCATCTCGAGGCTCTCGGTTTCCGTCCTGCGTGATGATGGGGCGGTGGTGTATCTCAACGGACAGGAAGTCTTCCGCACGGGCATGCTGGAAGCGGGCGAGATTCGCTACGACACCCTGGCCGCCATCACGGTCACAGGTGCTGACGAGACATCCGTGTTCTATAGCAAGGACCTTGACCCTAACCTGCTCGAGGAGGGCCGAAACCTGCTCGCAGTGGAGGTGCATCAGGTACGGGCGGACAGCTCGGACATCAGCTTCGACCTGGGTCTCCGTGCCGAACAATCCCTCTACGCACCATTTATAACCCGTCATCCAGTCGGCACCACCACCAACAACGGTGCTCAAGTTCGGTTGGAAGTGGCGGCGGTTGGCTCCGAGCCACTCAGCTATCGATGGCGCCACGACGGCTCCTTCCTCACGGGGGCGACCGCTCCGCTGCTGATCCTGGACAATCTCCAGCTCACCGACGCCGGGGACTATGTGGTGGTGGTGAGCAACTCAGTCGGAACGGCCAGCAGTAGCCCGGCATCGCTCATCGTCTTGAGCAGCGATTCCGATGGAGATGGCATGCTCAACGATTGGGAGATCCGCTACGGACTCAACCCCACTCTGAACGATGCCGACCTCGACACGGATGGCGACGGGCTCAGCAACCTTCAGGAGTTCCAGAGCGGGACTGAGCCGAACAATCCGGCGAGCGCGTTAAAGATCTTGCGCATCGGCCTGGAGTCCGGGCGACGCCAGATCGTTTTTGAGGCGATGTCAGACCGCAGTTACTCCCTATTGGTCCGTTCAGCCCTCCCTGGAACGTCCTGGATAAAGCTCCAGGACATCGCGGCCAAACCCGGCGTCCGGACCATCACCCTGGAAGACTCCACCACGGAACAAGTCAGGTTCTACCGGTTAGTGACTCCCGCGCAGTGA
- a CDS encoding DUF1501 domain-containing protein has protein sequence MLTFQEPDRQARDRGRGLGRREFLRVGGLGLGGLALSDLLALRTAAGGPGPSPLKDRSVIFLFMHGGPSQFETFDPKMEAPSNIRSATGEIPTSIPGITFGSTFERLARLAHKFSIVRSFATGDANHDIKPVVGRDSLQANLGSLYSRIVGTTRPSTAMPTNVALFPRSIDPQAMAAVTDFGNFEGTGDLGRGFAPFVPGAGAGLQQDMALNLPQERLNDRRSLLTSLDAWRREAERIASIAEYGTLQDQAWSVLLQGVSQAFDLGKEDPRIIARYDTAPLLPRARINPKWKNIEHYATNAATLGRQLLLARRLCERGAGFVTVTTSFIWDMHADENNAPMSVGMDYVGRPFDHAVSAFIEDVESRGLRDRILLVCCGEMGRTPRLNKDGGRDHWGSLAPLLIYGGGLKMGQVIGQSSRDGGEPASDPVTMADLIATIMHSLLDIGEVRLMPGVPRTVVEAITRGEPIRGLV, from the coding sequence ATGCTCACCTTCCAAGAACCAGATAGGCAGGCACGAGACCGGGGTCGCGGTTTAGGCCGCCGAGAGTTTCTACGGGTCGGGGGGCTTGGCCTCGGCGGCCTCGCGCTCTCAGATCTTCTGGCTCTCCGCACCGCCGCTGGCGGCCCAGGTCCCTCGCCCCTGAAAGATCGGTCGGTGATCTTCTTGTTCATGCACGGAGGACCTTCCCAGTTCGAAACCTTCGACCCCAAGATGGAGGCGCCCTCCAACATACGGAGCGCCACCGGCGAGATCCCCACCTCGATCCCAGGCATTACCTTTGGCAGCACGTTCGAGCGGCTCGCTCGCCTCGCTCACAAATTTAGCATCGTTCGCTCCTTCGCTACCGGGGATGCCAACCACGACATCAAGCCGGTCGTCGGCAGAGACAGCCTGCAGGCGAATCTAGGTTCGCTCTATTCCCGGATCGTGGGCACCACCAGGCCCTCGACCGCGATGCCAACCAATGTGGCTCTCTTCCCACGGTCGATCGACCCCCAAGCGATGGCGGCAGTCACCGATTTCGGCAACTTCGAGGGCACCGGCGACTTGGGACGCGGGTTTGCCCCCTTCGTCCCCGGGGCCGGAGCCGGGCTCCAACAAGACATGGCGCTCAACCTGCCCCAGGAACGGCTGAACGACCGTCGATCGCTGCTCACCTCCCTGGATGCTTGGCGACGCGAGGCCGAGCGCATTGCCAGCATCGCCGAGTATGGCACGCTGCAGGACCAGGCTTGGAGCGTGCTGCTTCAGGGAGTGTCCCAGGCCTTCGATCTGGGTAAGGAAGACCCGCGGATCATCGCTCGCTACGACACCGCCCCGCTGCTTCCGCGCGCGCGGATTAACCCGAAGTGGAAGAACATCGAACACTACGCCACCAACGCCGCCACCCTCGGGCGTCAGCTGCTGCTCGCCCGGCGCCTGTGCGAGCGCGGCGCAGGCTTTGTCACCGTCACCACCAGCTTCATCTGGGACATGCATGCCGACGAGAACAACGCCCCGATGTCAGTGGGGATGGACTATGTGGGACGCCCGTTCGATCACGCCGTCTCCGCCTTCATCGAAGATGTGGAGTCGCGAGGCCTCAGAGATCGGATTCTGCTCGTGTGCTGCGGGGAGATGGGACGCACGCCGCGCCTCAACAAGGACGGCGGACGCGACCACTGGGGCAGTTTGGCCCCGCTGCTGATCTACGGCGGCGGTTTGAAGATGGGACAAGTGATTGGACAATCCTCGCGCGACGGCGGAGAACCGGCGTCGGATCCGGTCACCATGGCGGACCTGATCGCGACGATCATGCACTCGCTGCTCGACATCGGCGAGGTCCGGCTGATGCCCGGAGTGCCGCGAACCGTCGTTGAAGCCATCACTCGCGGCGAACCCATCCGCGGGCTGGTTTGA